A window of the Equus przewalskii isolate Varuska chromosome 10, EquPr2, whole genome shotgun sequence genome harbors these coding sequences:
- the LOC103550357 gene encoding tubulin gamma-1 chain, giving the protein MPREIITLQLGQCGNQIGFEFWKQLCAEHGISPEGIVEEFATEGTDRKDVFFYQADDEHYIPRAVLLDLEPRVIHSILNSPYAKLYNPENIYLSEHGGGAGNNWASGFSQGEKIHEDIFDIIDREADGSDSLEGFVLCHSIAGGTGSGLGSYLLERLNDRYPKKLVQTYSVFPNQDEMSDVVVQPYNSLLTLKRLTQNADCVVVLDNTALNRIATDRLHIQNPSFSQINQLVSTIMSASTTTLRYPGYMNNDLIGLIASLIPTPRLHFLMTGYTPLTTDQSVASVRKTTVLDVMRRLLQPKNVMVSTGRDRQTNHCYIAILNIIQGEVDPTQVHKSLQRIRERKLANFIPWGPASIQVALSRKSPYLPSAHRVSGLMMANHTSISSLFERTCRQYDKLRKREAFLEQFRKEDIFKENFDELDTSREIVQQLIDEYHAATRPDYISWGTQEQ; this is encoded by the exons ATGCCGAGGGAAATCATCACCCTACAGTTGGGCCAGTGCGGCAATCAGA tTGGGTTCGAGTTCTGGAAACAACTGTGCGCCGAGCATGGTATCAGCCCCGAGGGCATCGTGGAGGAGTTTGCCACCGAGGGCACTGACCGCAAGGACGTCTTTTTCTACCAG GCAGACGATGAGCACTACATCCCCAGGGCGGTGCTGCTGGACCTGGAGCCCCGGGTGATCCACTCCATCCTCAACTCCCCCTATGCCAAGCTCTACAACCCAGAGAACATCTACCTGTCGGAgcatggaggaggggctggcaacAACTGGGCCAGCGGATTCTCCCAG GGAGAGAAGATACATGAGGACATTTTTGACATCATAGACCGGGAGGCAGATGGCAGTGACAGTCTAGAG GGCTTCGTGCTGTGTCACTCCATCGCTGGGGGGACAGGCTCTGGCCTGGGGTCCTACCTCTTAGAGCGGCTGAATGACAG GTACCCCAAGAAGCTGGTACAGACATACTCAGTGTTTCCCAACCAGGACGAGATGAGCGATGTGGTGGTCCAGCCCTACAACTCACTGCTCACACTCAAGAGGCTGACCCAGAATGCAGACTGTGTG GTGGTGCTGGACAACACAGCCCTGAACCGGATCGCCACAGACCGCCTGCACATCCAGAACCCCTCCTTCTCCCAGATCAACCAGCTG GTGTCCACCATCATGTCAGCCAGCACCACCACCCTGCGCTACCCTGGCTACATGAACAACGACCTCATCGGCCTCATTGCCTCGCTCATTCCCACACCGCGGCTCCACTTCCTCATGACCGGCTACACCCCCCTCACCACGGACCAGTCA GTGGCCAGCGTGAGGAAGACCACGGTCCTGGATGTCATGAGGCGGCTGCTGCAGCCCAAGAACGTGATGGTGTCCACAGGCCGAGATCGCCAGACCAACCACTGCTACATCGCCATCCTCAACATCATCCAGGGGGAGGTGGACCCCACCCAG GTCCACAAGAGCCTGCAGAGGATCCGGGAACGGAAGTTGGCCAACTTCATCCCCTGGGGCCCAGCCAGCATCCAGGTGGCCCTGTCAAGGAAGTCTCCCTACCTGCCCTCGGCCCATCGAGTCAGTGGGCTCATGATGGCCAACCACACCAGCATCTCCTCG CTCTTTGAGCGGACCTGTCGCCAGTATGACAAGCTGCGAAAGCGGGAGGCCTTCCTGGAGCAGTTCCGCAAGGAGGACATCTTCAAGGAGAACTTTGACGAGCTGGACACATCCAGGGAGATCGTGCAGCAGCTCATCGACGAGTATCATGCAGCCACACGGCCGGACTACATCTCCTGGGGCACCCAGGAGCAGTGA